The Homo sapiens chromosome 10, GRCh38.p14 Primary Assembly sequence CACAGCTGGGCACTGTGAGGTGTACAGAATGTGGATGCCCCCCTGCTGGGGCAGCACGTGTCTGCGGCTGGGCTGAGAACACATTGCTCACCTCCCTTGTTGGTGGCCCCCAAGGTGTTCAGGGATCTGCAGTGTCCTAGGGATCTGCAGTGTCCTAGGGTCTGTGAGGAGGGCAGGATGCAGGAGATGATTGCCCGAGGAATGGTACCGTTGCTCCAGGTCGCCTTTCAGAGTTAAGCCAATGGACTCTGTAAATACAGAAGAGCCAGAATGGTTGACACCAAGCAGCCATTTGTGGTCACTTAGGACACAGTCACAATGACATGAAATCTCATGCAGGGCCCCTTGCTGCTGGACCCACATCCCCCTTGGCCATTGTTGCTGAGGTTGACCTCAGTGCTTTGGGGAATGAGAGCATTACCCATGCTGTCTACTCACCAAGGGCAAGAACTGCATCTCTCCGGGCTGGCTCTCACCATCTTCGCTTTCTGTGCTTTAAGGAGGTCTTTGTTGAAGCCAGCCTGAACAATGGCAGAAATGTCCTTTCTAATGACATCACTATGAAGAGCACCACCTGTGTGAGTACCAGGGTGGGGATGCCACCAACCTGGGCTGTCCAGAGGCCCTGCACTGGAATGAGATACACCCTGGGGAGGACAGAAAGAGCACACAGTTCCCAGGCAGTCCCAGAAAAGTAATGTGTGCAGCAGGCACCTGGGCCTGCTTGATCCTGTTCCAGCTGGCACTGGTGGATGAGGATTGGAGGCTGTGTGCCAGGAGCCAGAATCCAGGACCTCTAGGGTCTCCACCTTCTCCACGTGGGCCTCTCAGGTCCAGGGGATCTGGAGGATTCCACGCACTACCTTCAGGATGCGTGTGCCGCTGAACCGGTGCCCCAGCTGCTGATATGATCCTAAACCCACTCACAACCCTGTCGCCCGAGCCTGCCTGGTGGTCATCTGCTGTCATTTCCCAGATGCTGTCAGCCTCCTTTCTGACCCTCCTACCTGCTTGGGCCCCGGAGCTGTCCCTCTCTGCTCCCTCACTGAGCCCTGCAGTATGTCTTCTCCTGCTGCCGATGGGGAGGCTGTTAGGCGTACAGGCCAGGCTCAGGCCCAGCACgagctctctcctcttccctccctagCCTTCTCTCTAAGCAGAAGTCTGGATTTGGGGAAGCCCTGGGCAGCCTGCATTCCCAAGGTTGCCGCCCAAAGTCCCTTTACTGTGAAGAACACCCAGGGAAGAGTTCCCGTTGCTTACACCCCATGTGGCCCTGGTTCTGAGCCAGGCCTTTTTCTGAGCTCTCTAAACCTCACAAGTGCCCCCAGGGAGGGCGGCTTATTCCCTTTGCACAAgtgtggaggctgaggctcagagcGGTGCACGGATGTGCCCACGGTGCAGAGCCTGGAAGTGGGGAGAGAGGCTGTGGGTGATGGACCCGGGTCTCCTGCCCCTGCTCCTGCGCCTGCACCTCTCTTGGACAcagcacccccaccctcacctgtCTTTGTACCTGTAGATTTTGTGGTCCTCACAGAAGCCCTGTGCTGCAAGCGAGGTGTTCAGTGAGGCTAGGTTCATGAGACCAGGAAGCTTCTGGGACTTTCTTGGCAGGGCTCTAGGGCAGAGCCTTTAAGCAGGACCGAAGGAGGGGTCTGTAGCTCTCTGGGGACCAGCCCTGACTGCTAGCCTCACTGTGGTACATGGAGGAGGGACCAGCTAGGGAGAATGAGGAGTGGGCAGATGGGCCTCCAAATGGTGGGCACTGGGAAGAGGCCACCCAGGCCACTGACATTCGCATTGTCTACCAGGTGTAGTGCGTGTTAATACCTTTCTCCTACAGGGTGCCAGTCCACCACATACCACTCATCCACCACAGGCAACCCATCCATCACAGAACACGCATCCATCACAGACTACTTGTCCACCACAGGCCACTCATCCACCACAGAGCACCCATTCATTATAGAACACCCATCCACCACAGGCCACCTATCCATCACAGGCCAGCCATTTACCACAGAGCACCCATCCACCACAGAACACTCATCCACCACAGATCACCCATCCACCACAGAACACTCATCCACCACAGGCCACCCATTCACCACACAGCACCCATCCACCACAGAACAGTCATCCACCACAGGCCACCCATTCGCCACAGAACACCAATTTACCATAGAACACCCATCCATCACAAAACATCCATTCATCATAGGCCATCCATCCATCACAGAACATGCATCCACCACAGACTACCTGTCCACTACAGGCCACCCATTCATCACAGGCCACCCATCCATCACAGGCCACCCATCCACCACAGGCCAACCACTCCCCACAGGCCACCCATTCCCCATAGGTCACCTTTTCACCATAGAGCCCCCATTCACCACAGAGCAACCATCCACCACAGAACACCCGTCCATCACAGGCCACCCATTCACCACAGAGCACCCATCCATCACAGGCCAGCCATTCACCACAGGCCACCCATTCACCACAGAGCACCCATCTGTCACTGGCCAACCATCCATCACAGGCCACCCATTCACCACAGAGCACCCATCCACCACAGGCCAGCCGTTCATCACAGGCCAGCCATTCACCACAGAGCACCCATCCATTACAGTGCCCCCATCCATCACAGGCCACCCATTCACCACAGAGCACCCATCCACCACAGGCCAGCCGTTCATCATAGGCCACCCATTCACCACAGAGCACCCATCCACCACAGGCCAGCCATTCATCACAGGCCAGTCATTCACCACAGAGCACCCATCCACCACAGGCCGGCCAGCCATCACAGGCCAGTCGTTCACCACAGAGCACCCATCCATCACAGGCCAGCCATTCATCACAGGCCACCCATTCACCACAGAGCACCCGTCCACCACAGGCCAGCCATTCATCACAGGCCACCCATTCACCACAGAGCACCCATCCACCACAGGCCAGCCATTCATCACAGGCCAGCCATTCACCACAGAGCACCCATCCATTACAGTGCCCCCATCCATCACAGGCCAGCCATTCACCACTGAGTACCCATCCACCACAGGCCAACCATTCATCACAGGCCACCCATTCACCACAGAGCACCCATCCACCACAGGCCAGCCATTCATCACAGGCCAGCCATTCACCACAGAGCACCCATCCATTACAGTGCCCCCATCCATCACAGGCCAGCCATTCACCACTGAGTACCCATCCACCACAGGCCAGCCATTCATCACAGGCCATCCATTCACCACAGAGCACCCATCCACCACAGGCTGGCCAGCCATCATAGGCCAATCGTTCACCACAGAGCACCCATCCATCACAGGCCAGCCAGCCATCACAGGCCAGCCATTCACCACAGAACATCCATCCATCATAGGCCATCCATCCATCACAGGCCAGCCATTCAACACAGGCCACCCATTTGCCACAGAGCCCCCATCCATCATAGGCCACCCATTCACCACAGAGCCCCCATCCATCATAGGCCAATCATTCATCACAGGCCACCCATTCACCACAGAGCCCCCATTCACCACAGAGCACCCATCCACCACAGGCCAGCCATCCATCACAGGCCACTCGTTCACCACAGAACACCCATCCATCACAGGCCACCCATTCACCACAGAGCACCCATCCACCACAGGCTGGCCAGCCATCACAGGCCAATCGTTCACCACAGAGCACCCATCCATCACAGGCCAGCCATCCATCACAGGCCACCCATTCACCACAGAACATCCATCCATCACAGGCCAGCCATCCATCACAGGCCAGCCATTCAACACAGGCCACCCATTTGCCACAGAGCCCCCATCCATCACAGGCCACCCATTCACCACAGAGCCCCCATTCACCACAGAGCCCCCATTCACCACAGAGCACCCATCCACCACAGGCCAGCCATCCATCACAGGCCACCCATTCACCACAGAGCACCCATCCATCACAGGCCACTCGCCCACCACAGAGCCCCCATCCATCACAGGCCACCCATCCATCACAGGCCACCCATCCACCACAGTCCACCCATTCACCACAGAATATCCATCTATCACAGAGCACCCTTCCACCAAAAACCAGCCATCTATCACACACCACCCATCCACCACAGACCACCCATCCATCATAGACCATCCATCCATCATAGACCACTCATTCACCGCAAACCACCCGTCCATCACACACCACCCATCCACCACAGACCACCCATTCACCACAAAGCACCCATTAATCACACACCACCCATCTATCACAGAGCACCCGTCCATCACAGACCACTTGTTCATCAGAGAGCACCCATCTGCCGTCATAGGACACTGGTCCATCACAGGAGGCAAGTCAACCAGAGGGCTGGACTAGCAACCCACTAATCATCCAGGTCCTGCCGGCCCTGCTCCTgaccctgctgctgctttgtgGTTTCTGGCAGCTATGTGGCAGGAGAATAAGTGCTCCCTTAAGTGCTCCCTGCCCGCCCAGCCCTGGGGCTCAGACACAGGCCCAACCTCCAAGGGACTTCAGCATGTGACTGCCGTGTGATCCCACCTGTGGGAAGTTTCTCATCAGTTCCCAGGTCATCACATGAGCCAAGGGAAGCTGTCCACACGTTCACAGAGTCTAGGAGGCCTGGGCTTCTGTAGGACCTCCTGCCACGGCTGGTCACAGCTGGCCTGAGATGCCCTGGACATGGGGTTGAGGCCTGCCCTGGCTCCTAGAGAGAAGTGACCCCAGAACCCCTGAAACCAGGGCTGCCTCAACAAGCTGGACTTCTGGAAGCCTCAGATGGACAAGGGCCAGGAGGTGGCCTCTgtgtggagggaggaagagagggtcACCCATGAGGCCCTGCTGGCCCAAATGGAGGATGGTGCTGTAACCCCCAGCTGTCTGTGCCTTGGGAAACCAGTATGGATCTTGGCATATGTCTGGTGCCTTCCACATTCCTTCATCTGTCTTTACTGAGCTCCAGTTTCCCCTGGGCCCCATGCTGGGCTGGGGAGGGACAGAAATGAAGCAGCCACAGTTCCCCACAGGGAGCTCACAGTCCTGTCTGGTCAGGGATGAGGGTGAAATACCCACCCCACAGGAATGGGAAGGGCCCCCTGTAAGGCAGAGCAGGAGTCAAAAGCAGAGATGGAGTCCAGGGCGGGGAGGGTGATAGAGGCCCTTGGAGCTGGGGTGCACGGACCCAGCCCAGAGAGCTGCAGACAGACAGAGCAGGGGGAGGAGAGGACAGAGCCCAGCCCAGAGAACAGACAGGTCTCATCTCTGCCCAGGGAGCCACGAGGGAAGGAAGCCGGGGACTCAACCATGAGGCTGGGAGGTCAGGGAAGTCTCCCAGGGACAGACAGGCTCTCCCTGAGGAAGGTAAGTAGGGTGGGCTCTCTCTTTTCCATATGGCTATGGGCAGAGAAGGACACTTGCAGGGACTGGGCCTCTCTAGGGACCTGGTCCCTGGCCTGGCTGAGCCCTAGGAACCCCACAACGGCT is a genomic window containing:
- the LOC124902420 gene encoding uncharacterized protein LOC124902420, translated to MDQCPMTADGCSLMNKWSVMDGCSVIDGWCVINGCFVVNGWSVVDGWCVMDGWFAVNEWSMMDGWSMMDGWSVVDGWCVIDGWFLVEGCSVIDGYSVVNGWTVVDGWPVMDGWPVMDGGSVVGEWPVMDGCSVVNGWPVMDGWPVVDGCSVVNGGSVVNGGSVVNGWPVMDGGSVANGWPVLNGWPVMDGWPVMDGCSVVNGWPVMDGWPVMDGCSVVNDWPVMAGQPVVDGCSVVNGWPVMDGCSVVNEWPVMDGWPVVDGCSVVNGGSVVNGWPVMNDWPMMDGGSVVNGWPMMDGGSVANGWPVLNGWPVMDGWPMMDGCSVVNGWPVMAGWPVMDGCSVVNDWPMMAGQPVVDGCSVVNGWPVMNGWPVVDGYSVVNGWPVMDGGTVMDGCSVVNGWPVMNGWPVVDGCSVVNGWPVMNGWPVVDGYSVVNGWPVMDGGTVMDGCSVVNGWPVMNGWPVVDGCSVVNGWPVMNGWPVVDGCSVVNGWPVMNGWPVMDGCSVVNDWPVMAGRPVVDGCSVVNDWPVMNGWPVVDGCSVVNGWPMMNGWPVVDGCSVVNGWPVMDGGTVMDGCSVVNGWPVMNGWPVVDGCSVVNGWPVMDGWPVTDGCSVVNGWPVVNGWPVMDGCSVVNGWPVMDGCSVVDGCSVVNGGSMVKR